CGGGTGCCCGCGACGGTGACGATTACGTGGTGGCCCGCATCGACAAGGTCGAAGCGGGCAAGGTGGAACCGGACGCCGTGACCGCGCTCAGCAAACAGCTGTCCGACGCCTGGGGACAGGCCGAGGACGAAGCGGTGCTGAAGATGCTGCGCACGCAATACAAAGTGGAGATCGCGCCCGAAGCCGCGCGAATCCTGCAGGGCGGCGAGGTGGGGTAAGTCCAAGGCCCACCCCCGAAGCGCTGCGCGCTTCCCCCTCAAGGGGGCGACGCTGGCGGACCGGCAGAGCCGGATCCGCGGCGTCCCCGATCGGGGCGGAGGCTAGCCCACTCCGAAGCGCTGCGCACTTCCCCCTCAAGGGGGCGACGCTGGCGGACCGGCGAAGCCGGATCCGCGGCGGCCCCGATCGGGGCGGGGGCTTAGTTCAGCATGGGGCGTAGGCCGGCCCAGACGTTTTCCAGGAGCCGTGGCTGGCCCGCTTCGTTGGGGTGGATGCCGTCGGGCTGGAAGAAGTCGCGGTTGGTGGCGATGCCTTCCATGAAAAACGGCACCAGGCCGGTGTTTTCCGCGCTGGCGACCTTTTCGAACAGGTCGCGGAATTGTTCGGTGTAGGCGCGGCCGTAATTGGGCGGAATCTGCATGCCCACCAGCAGGACGCGTGCGCCGGCCTGCTTGGCCTGGCGCGCCATCGCGGTCAGGTTTTGCTGCGTCATCGACAGAGGCAGGCCGCGCAGCGCGTCGTTCGATCCCAGCTCCAGGATGACGATTGCAGGGCGGTGCTGCTTGAGCAGCGGCGGCAGGCGCGTCAGGCCGCCGGTGGTGGTGTCGCCGCTGATGCTCGCGTTGACCACCGTCCATCCCGTATGCTCCCGCTCCAGGCGCTGGCCGAGCAGAGGCACCCAACCTGTGCCGCGCGCGATGCCATATTCAGCGGATAAGCTATCGCCGACGACCAGGATGGTGCGCGTCCGCTGAGCCGCGCCGGGGGTGGGGGAACCGGATCCCGCAAGCGTGGTCTGAGCATGGGCGGCGGACGTCAGCAGGACCAGGGCGGCCGCGAAAAGAAATCGGATGAGGGGTCGCATGGGTACGGGAAACGCGATAGAAGTGCGGGGGCTGGGGAAGAAAGTGGCCGACGCGGGCGGGACGCTGGCCATCCTGGATGGAATCGATTTTACGGTCCCCGCCGGCGCGGCCCTGGCCATTACAGGCAGCTCGGGATCGGGCAAGTCCACCTTGCTCGGACTGCTGGCGGGCC
The sequence above is a segment of the Bordetella genomosp. 9 genome. Coding sequences within it:
- a CDS encoding arylesterase — translated: MRPLIRFLFAAALVLLTSAAHAQTTLAGSGSPTPGAAQRTRTILVVGDSLSAEYGIARGTGWVPLLGQRLEREHTGWTVVNASISGDTTTGGLTRLPPLLKQHRPAIVILELGSNDALRGLPLSMTQQNLTAMARQAKQAGARVLLVGMQIPPNYGRAYTEQFRDLFEKVASAENTGLVPFFMEGIATNRDFFQPDGIHPNEAGQPRLLENVWAGLRPMLN